The Flavobacterium sp. CBA20B-1 genome includes the window AAAATTTCCATTCAAGTAAATTTAGCTAAAAACGGTCTGAATCATAATTTACCCTCAAATGAAAGGCGTATTAAAGGGAGTTATATAAGTTATCTTGAACAAGGCTATAATTCTTTAATAAGCAAAAGATTCGGAAGTCAAAACAGTAGAAAGGTTGATGAGAAAGTATTAAAGTTACTTGAAGACATTGTTAAGCAATTCAAGAGTGATAGTCCTACATTAATAAAACTAAAATTGGACTCCTTTTTAGAGGGGAATATACAGGTAATAGATGCTGAGAGTGGAGGTTTATATAATAATGAGGATTTTAAAGGTTTGAATATTAGTACTGGTGCTATTAAAAACAATCATCTTTCAGAAAAAGAAATACAACAATATGATTCGTATCAATTACTAAAAAAAGAGATGTATTTATCAAATAACTTTTATGATTGTTTTTCTAAATTAGACATAGAAATAAGAATAAAGTTACTTGAACAATTTTTATCCCTTGTTGATTTAGTAAAAAAGAAATAAACTATGATAGTAAGCGTCTACTTAAAAGAACACGAATATTTAATAAATGAACCCCAAACACTAAATTTTGGAGGTAAGTATTTGTATTCTTTCCTACCAATAGGAAAAGATTTAATAGTGAAACGAAAACTCAACGAAAAATACATTCCCGATTTCTTTAATATTTCGGATAGTGAATGTGAAGTTGAGTTGTTAAGTGCTGTTGTCGGTCAAAACGGTGTGGGAAAATCTTCTGTTTTAGATGTAGTTAGAAAGACATTTGTAGAGCATATATATTCAATGCCACATAGTATTTCAGTTATATTGGTAGAGATTGGTGGAGAAACGAAAGTTCTGTTTTCAAATTACAAAGTATTTATGATTACTGATGATGGCGACCAATCTCCAGAAAGTTATAAAGAATTAGAAAAAATTCAAACACAAGATTATCAAAGCATTTATTATTCTCCACATTTCGATTTGAAGTATAACAACAATTTTGATGAAGTTGATAGATATGATATTTCTCTTGACCAATTTATTAAGCAAGATTTAGAAGATAGAGATAAGAAAGGAACTAATGAAAATGGATGGAGATTTGATTTACACGAAGAATTAGTTTTCAAAAACTCAATGAGGCAAATAGAATTTTTAAGTTCTTCTATTTTTAAGGAAAATTCTATTTTTAGAGAAGTTTTTGACCTACCACAATATGAAACAGGAATACTACATTTCAGAGATGTAGAAATTTTAGATTTTCATAATACTCCAAATCCATTAAGACCTATCATCAAACTTATTTTAGAAAAAGCAGAAAATGAAAGTAGAAATTGGCATTCAATTGGGAAATTTGATGAAAATCATAACGTTGTAAATCAAGCAGAAGTAAACAGATATTTGTTAGAACGATTCGTTATAAAAGCATTTATATCTATTGTGATTGAGCAGATGGAGAAAGAGAATACTTGGTTACAAGAAGGGAAAATTGAGAATCCTTATGATATGAATAGGTTTAAAGATTTTTCTGCAA containing:
- a CDS encoding AAA family ATPase, which encodes MIVSVYLKEHEYLINEPQTLNFGGKYLYSFLPIGKDLIVKRKLNEKYIPDFFNISDSECEVELLSAVVGQNGVGKSSVLDVVRKTFVEHIYSMPHSISVILVEIGGETKVLFSNYKVFMITDDGDQSPESYKELEKIQTQDYQSIYYSPHFDLKYNNNFDEVDRYDISLDQFIKQDLEDRDKKGTNENGWRFDLHEELVFKNSMRQIEFLSSSIFKENSIFREVFDLPQYETGILHFRDVEILDFHNTPNPLRPIIKLILEKAENESRNWHSIGKFDENHNVVNQAEVNRYLLERFVIKAFISIVIEQMEKENTWLQEGKIENPYDMNRFKDFSAKVLLFYFIKESYIEKGNFKKEIFDYNEIIPFFEKLDSLFEKETNPDDINKQSIRLNLDEVKEIMQLHKKIVFNLLHYYPTSQGLIDKGDYTDGFISFRPTDRNMSSGENALLNFFSKLYSFIQDNLIEESKSLPDKENYILLLDEADLGFHPIWKKRYVNAILKTLPYFFESLEVKPKLQIIITTHDPLTLSDLPINNVVFLQKDGKYCSVISDTDQNKIQKTFGANITDLLAHSFFVENGLIGDFSRSKIKEVIDWINENKKVSEIRKSTPEFTEKLEYYKKVVSLIDEKVVKIKLAEMITDLVPDNEYYNQVIDREIELLRNKKK